One genomic window of Solanum dulcamara chromosome 12, daSolDulc1.2, whole genome shotgun sequence includes the following:
- the LOC129877485 gene encoding 26S proteasome regulatory subunit 10B homolog A-like — translation MTSESEDVLRRRTAYAEFRKKLLQQKELNARVDAVKENLRGAKREYNKTEDDLKSLQSVGQIIGEVLRPLDNERLIVKASSGPRYVVGCRSKVDKEKLTSGTRVVLDMTTLTIMRALPREVDPMVYNMLHEDPGNISYSAVGGLSDQIRELRESIELPLMNPELFLRVGIKPPKGVLLYGPPGTGKTLLARAIASNIDANFLKVVSSAIIDKYIGESARLIREMFNYARDHQPCIIFMDEIDAIGGRRFSEGTSADREIQRTLMELLNQLDGFDQLGKVKMIMATNRPDVLDPALLRPGRLDRKIEIPLPNEQSRLEILKIHAAGIAKHGDIDYEAVVKLAEGFNGADLRNVCTEAGMSAIRAERDYVIHEDFMKAVRKLNEAKKLESSAHYSADFGKE, via the exons TGAAAGAGAATCTGCGTGGAGCCAAAAGGGAATATAATAAAACAGAAGATGATTTGAAGTCGCTTCAGAGTGTTGGGCAGATCATAGGCGAAGTGCTCCGGCCTCTAGATAACGAACGCT TGATAGTTAAAGCCAGTAGCGGTCCAAGGTATGTGGTTGGCTGTCGCAGTAAAGTGGATAAGGAAAAACTGACTTCTGGTACTAGAGTGGTTCTCGATATGACGACTCTTACAATCATGAGGGCACTCCCACGTGAA GTTGATCCTATGGTGTATAATATGCTTCATGAAGATCCTGGCAATATAAGCTACTCTGCTGTGGGTGGACTATCAGATCAGATCAGAGAGCTGAGAGAATCAATAGAACTACCTCTGATGAACCCTGAACTTTTCCTCCGTGTTGGAATTAAGCCTCCAAAG GGTGTTCTTCTCTATGGGCCTCCTGGGACTGGCAAGACCTTGTTAGCCAGGGCAATTGCTAGCAACATTGATGCCAATTTCTTAAAG GTAGTATCAAGTGCCATTATTGATAAATACATAGGTGAGAGTGCGAGATTAATCCGGGAAATGTTTAACTATGCTCGTGATCATCAA CCTTGCATCATTTTCATGGATGAGATTGATGCAATTGGTGGGCGTCGATTTAGCGAGGGAACAAGTGCAGACCGTGAAATTCAGAGAACGCTCATGGAGTTGCTTAATCAGTTGGATGGATTTGATCAGCTTGGAAAG GTAAAAATGATTATGGCAACAAACAGGCCAGATGTTTTGGACCCAGCTCTTCTTCGTCCTGGTCGGTTAGATAGAAAGATAGAAATACCCTTGCCTAATGAACAATCAAGATTGGAGATCCTCAAGATTCATGCTGCAGGAATTGCCAAACATGGTGACATTGATTATGAAGCTGTTGTTAAGCTTGCTGAG GGTTTTAATGGGGCTGATCTTCGAAATGTGTGCACTGAAGCTGGTATGTCAGCAATACGGGCAGAGCGTGATTATGTCATCCATGAGGATTTCATGAAG GCTGTAAGGAAACTGAATGAAGCAAAGAAACTTGAATCAAGTGCCCATTATAGTGCTGATTTTGGCAAGGAGTGA
- the LOC129876209 gene encoding uncharacterized protein LOC129876209 — MGSACCVAARDRAVIDGSNCDNLQRNIRQSPTWSFRWDNRGRVAGEETPVNWSSDGIGGNDGLEFKSGTTVGTVYASEEGSPLESFRSFAWQKSPVSDGNNRNFSLPLLDPLAERNSTEVKELAGSSALSLPSPVKLSPSAPSVSSLSASPLSSRGQLPPASFTPCLPHHSSAHQLVQQVSDSRVSGLKSPTFSISEESSSFVLPGWSNDSTRGSHGGSSDGWSVPAFADLANPRRDRWSFDTESFGFHRERATSQSSGSSSFDLQTCGICAKLLNELAVAVLVCGHVFHAECLENMTPEINRYDPACPACTFGEKQALKIYEKAKAKIELKARKRFRNRIVDSDASGNLARLESQKSSAHEVGCPRMSSSSSMKSPSKRPFLRHYFSFGSKGSRSYSESHSSRKKGFSWTRSNKK; from the exons ATGGGTTCCGCTTGCTGTGTTGCTGCCAGAGATAGAGCTGTTATAGATGGATCAAACTGTGATAATTTGCAGAGGAATATCCGTCAATCTCCTACATGGAGCTTTCGGTGGGATAATCGGGGACGAGTGGCTGGGGAGGAGACGCCAGTGAATTGGTCTTCTGATGGAATTGGTGGCAACGACGGATTAGAATTTAAATCTGGAACAACTGTAGGAACAGTATATGCATCTGAAGAGGGTAGTCCATTGGAAAGTTTCAGATCATTTGCATGGCAGAAGTCACCAGTTTCTGATGGAAATAATCGAAACTTTTCACTTCCTTTATTGG ATCCCTTGGCTGAGAGGAATTCCACCGAG GTTAAAGAATTAGCTGGTTCATCAGCACTTTCACTCCCCTCTCCTGTAAAGCTATCTCCATCCGCTCCCTCCGTATCATCTTTATCTGCATCTCCTTTATCATCGCGTGGCCAGCTGCCTCCTGCTAGCTTTACTCCTTGTTTGCCTCACCATTCTTCAGCGCACCAGCTGGTACAACAAGTTTCTGATAGCCGTGTATCAGGGCTGAAATCACCTACATTTTCAATTTCTGAAGAATCATCTTCCTTTGTGCTCCCTGGTTGGAGTAATGATTCAACTAGGGGCTCTCATGGTGGATCATCAGATGGTTGGTCAGTTCCTGCCTTTGCTGACCTGGCAAATCCTCGTAGAGACAGGTGGTCATTTGATACTGAATCCTTTGGTTTCCATCGTGAAAGGGCTACTAGCCAAAGTTCTGGTTCATCTTCGTTCGATCTCCAAACCTGTGGCATATGTGCAAAGCTATTGAATGAACTTGCTGTTGCTGTTCTAGTTTGCGGTCATGTTTTCCATGCTGAGTGCTTGGAGAATATGACACCTGAAATCAATAGGTATGACCCAGCTTGCCCTGCCTGTACTTTTGGGGAGAAGCAAGCCTTGAAGATATATGAAAAAGCAAAAGCTAAGATAGAATTGAAAGCTAGAAAAAGATTTCGAAACAGAATTGTTGACAGTGATGCTAGTGGCAATCTTGCTCGGTTAGAGAGTCAGAAAAGTAGTGCTCATGAAGTAGGGTGTCCCAGGATGAGCTCCAGTTCCAGTATGAAGAGCCCTTCAAAGAGGCCCTTCCTACGGCATTATTTCTCCTTTGGTTCAAAGGGATCAAGATCCTACTCTGAGAGTCATTCATCTCGGAAAAAGGGGTTTTCCTGGACAAGGTCTAACAAAAAGTAG